One stretch of Gopherus flavomarginatus isolate rGopFla2 chromosome 2, rGopFla2.mat.asm, whole genome shotgun sequence DNA includes these proteins:
- the GPR141 gene encoding probable G-protein coupled receptor 141: MPEETTTLPNASQPNDIERYALITIYTVALIGGTIGAIAMSFLLVKMNTLSVTTAAIVNLVVLHSLLLLTMPFRLYYYISQKWIFGFAFCKAVSAMMHIHMYLTLLFYIITLIIRWLIFFQWKDKVEFYRKLHAVAASAAVWIVAIVIVLPLFIARYGNSGEYGNTTCFTFQQELKKESVKALNYVIIAVVTAITCVFLGLQVFIILKVVKKLPGSVWSHQEFWAQIKSLMFISVIIICFLPYHLFRVYYIQHIEEKQSETYNDICLSITAISCLDLLSFVISGSRFFKQKIVMLRDKLTCC, from the coding sequence ATGCCTGAAGAGACTACAACCTTGCCGAATGCATCTCAGCCCAATGACATTGAACGTTACGCACTGATCACTATATATACAGTAGCATTAATTGGAGGTACAATTGGAGCCATCGCAATGTCATTTTTGTTGGTTAAAATGAACACTCTGTCAGTGACTACAGCAGCGATTGTCAACCTCGTGGTGTTGCACAGCCTGCTTCTCCTGACTATGCCATTTAGGCTTTATTATTATATCAGTCAGAAGTGGATTTTTGGATTTGCCTTTTGTAAAGCAGTGAGTGCTATGATGCACATCCACATGTACCTCACTCTTCTATTCTACATAATCACGCTTATTATCCGGTGGCTCATTTTCTTTCAATGGAAGGACAAGGTGGAGTTCTACAGGAAGCTGCATGCTGTGGCTGCTAGTGCTGCAGTGTGGATAGTGGCCATTGTGATTGTGCTGCCTTTGTTCATTGCTCGGTATGGAAATTCTGGGGAGTATGGAAATACCACATGTTTTACGTTCCAACAAGAACTCAAGAAGGAGAGTGTGAAAGCACTGAACTATGTCATAATTGCCGTTGTAACTGCCATCACATGTGTCTTCTTGGGGTTGCAAGTCTTCATCATTCTAAAGGTGGTGAAAAAGCTTCCAGGTTCTGTCTGGTCACATCAAGAATTCTGGGCCCAGATTAAAAGCTTGATGTTCATATCTGTGATAATCATTTGTTTCCTCCCATATCACCTCTTTAGGGTCTATTACATACAGCACATAGAAGAAAAACAATCAGAAACTTACAATGATATCTGTCTGAGTATAACTGCCATCAGCTGTCTTGATTTGCTGTCATTTGTTATAAGTGGAAGCCGTTTCTTTAAGCAAAAGATTGTTATGCTTCGAGACAAGCTTACATGCTGTTAG